A single Pygocentrus nattereri isolate fPygNat1 chromosome 28, fPygNat1.pri, whole genome shotgun sequence DNA region contains:
- the gp1bb gene encoding platelet glycoprotein Ib beta chain, translated as MRRVLVLVVLVVLGADVYAAQDACPQVCSCRAGVVDCSARGLTTDKLPSSFPTDTIELRLHDNLLTSLPAGLLDPLPALERVSLHENHWTCDCAVLYLREWLLKQHSNALIRNVSCASPPNQQGRLVAYLDEEEVLSSCHSWLCDLAIASQISLFVFIVVQVLLLAAVIHFLRRFDRLTCDARRSVHNDEASEEAVLLKDRDS; from the exons ATGAGACGCGTGTTGGTCCTGGTTGTGCTCGTTGTGTTGGGGGCTGATGTGTACGCGGCTCAGGACGCGTGTCCGCAGGTGTGCTCCTGCAGGGCCGGTGTGGTGGACTGCAGCGCGCGGGGACTGACCACTGACAAACTGCCCTCATCTTTCCCCACTGACACCATTGAGCTCCGTCTCCATGACAACCTCCTCACATCGCTGCCTGCCGGCCTGCTGGACCCGCTGCCGGCCTTGGAGCGGGTCAGCCTGCACGAGAACCACTGGACATGTGACTGTGCAGTACTTTATCTGAGGGAGTGGCTGTTAAAACAGCACAGCAATGCACTGatcag GAATGTGAGCTGTGCTTCTCCTCCCAATCAGCAGGGGAGGCTGGTGGCGTATCTGGATGAGGAGGAGGTGCTGAGCTCGTGTCACAGTTGGCTGTGTGACCTGGCCATTGCCTCTCAGATCAGCCTGTTTGTCTTCATAGTTGTGCAGGTACTCCTCCTGGCCGCAGTCATCCACTTCCTCCGCCGCTTTGACCGGCTGACCTGTGATGCCCGCCGCTCGGTTCATAACGATGAAGCCTCGGAGGAAGCTGTGCTACTGAAGGACAGAGATTCCTGA
- the sept5a gene encoding septin 5a isoform X1, whose amino-acid sequence MDAIMLQEKLVERLLCARGRTTRQKDKQYVGFATLPNQVHRKSVKKGFDFTLMVAGESGLGKSTLVNSLFLTDLYKDRKLLNAEERINQTVEITKHTVDIEEKGVKLKLTIVDTPGFGDAVNNNECWKPITDYIDQQFEQYFRDESGLNRKNILDNRVHCCLYFIPPFGHGLRPVDVEFMKALHEKVNIIPLIAKADCLTPNEIKKLKDRVRDEIERFGIKVYQFPECDSDEDEEFKQMDKELKECTPFAVIGSNTVVEARGQRVRGRLYPWGIVEVENQSHCDFVKLRNMLIRSHMHDLKDVTCDVHYENYRAHCIQEMTSKLAQDNRMDSPIPILPLPTPDAETERLIKMKDEELKRMQEMLEKMQQQMHEKDQ is encoded by the exons ATGGATGCCATCATGCTGCAGGAGAAGCTGGTGGAGAGGCTGCTGTGTGCCCGAGGCAGGACTACTCGACAGAAG gaTAAGCAGTATGTTGGCTTTGCTACGCTCCCAAACCAGGTCCACAGGAAGTCGGTGAAGAAAGGCTTTGACTTCACCCTGATGGTAGCAG GTGAATCTGGCCTGGGCAAGTCTACTCTAGTCAACAGCCTTTTTCTCACAGACCTCTACAAGGACAGAAAATTACTAAACGCAGAAG agCGTATTAATCAGACAGTAGAGATTACTAAACACACTGTGGATATTGAGGAGAAGGGTGTGAAGCTCAAGCTCACCATTGTGGACACTCCAGGTTTTGGAGATGCTGTCAACAACAATGAGTG CTGGAAGCCCATCACAGACTACATTGATCAGCAGTTTGAACAATACTTCAGGGATGAAAGTGGACTCAACAGGAAGAACATATTGGATAACCGAGTGCACTGCTGTCTCTATTTCATACCTCCATTTGGACATGG TTTAAGGCCGGTTGATGTGGAATTCATGAAGGCTCTACATGAGAAGGTGAACATTATTCCCCTCATCGCCAAAGCAGACTGTCTCACTCCAAACGAGATAAAGAAGCTGAAGGACCGG GTGCGAGATGAGATTGAGCGGTTTGGGATTAAAGTGTATCAGTTTCCTGAGTGTGACTCTGATGAGGATGAGGAGTTTAAGCAGATGGATAAAGAGCTTAAG gAGTGTACTCCATTTGCCGTTATCGGTAGTAATACAGTAGTGGAAGCAAGAGGGCAAAGAGTGCGAGGACGTCTCTATCCATGGGGAATTGTAGAAG TGGAGAATCAGTCTCATTGTGACTTTGTGAAACTGAGGAACATGCTGATTCGCTCTCACATGCACGACCTGAAAGACGTGACCTGTGATGTACATTATGAGAACTACAGAGCTCACTGCATACAGGAGATgaccag TAAACTTGCACAGGACAACCGCATGGACAGTCCAATTCCCATCCTGCCACTGCCCACTCCAGacgcagagacagagagactcaTCAAGATGAAGGACGAGGAG CTGAAGAGGATGCAGGAAATGTTGGAGAAGATGCAGCAACAGATGCACGAGAAAGACCAGTGA
- the sept5a gene encoding septin 5a isoform X2, whose protein sequence is MTTSARYKSRIFKTEDSEDKQYVGFATLPNQVHRKSVKKGFDFTLMVAGESGLGKSTLVNSLFLTDLYKDRKLLNAEERINQTVEITKHTVDIEEKGVKLKLTIVDTPGFGDAVNNNECWKPITDYIDQQFEQYFRDESGLNRKNILDNRVHCCLYFIPPFGHGLRPVDVEFMKALHEKVNIIPLIAKADCLTPNEIKKLKDRVRDEIERFGIKVYQFPECDSDEDEEFKQMDKELKECTPFAVIGSNTVVEARGQRVRGRLYPWGIVEVENQSHCDFVKLRNMLIRSHMHDLKDVTCDVHYENYRAHCIQEMTSKLAQDNRMDSPIPILPLPTPDAETERLIKMKDEELKRMQEMLEKMQQQMHEKDQ, encoded by the exons ATGACCACCAGCGCACGATACAAGAGCCGGATTTTTAAAACGG AGGACAGCGAG gaTAAGCAGTATGTTGGCTTTGCTACGCTCCCAAACCAGGTCCACAGGAAGTCGGTGAAGAAAGGCTTTGACTTCACCCTGATGGTAGCAG GTGAATCTGGCCTGGGCAAGTCTACTCTAGTCAACAGCCTTTTTCTCACAGACCTCTACAAGGACAGAAAATTACTAAACGCAGAAG agCGTATTAATCAGACAGTAGAGATTACTAAACACACTGTGGATATTGAGGAGAAGGGTGTGAAGCTCAAGCTCACCATTGTGGACACTCCAGGTTTTGGAGATGCTGTCAACAACAATGAGTG CTGGAAGCCCATCACAGACTACATTGATCAGCAGTTTGAACAATACTTCAGGGATGAAAGTGGACTCAACAGGAAGAACATATTGGATAACCGAGTGCACTGCTGTCTCTATTTCATACCTCCATTTGGACATGG TTTAAGGCCGGTTGATGTGGAATTCATGAAGGCTCTACATGAGAAGGTGAACATTATTCCCCTCATCGCCAAAGCAGACTGTCTCACTCCAAACGAGATAAAGAAGCTGAAGGACCGG GTGCGAGATGAGATTGAGCGGTTTGGGATTAAAGTGTATCAGTTTCCTGAGTGTGACTCTGATGAGGATGAGGAGTTTAAGCAGATGGATAAAGAGCTTAAG gAGTGTACTCCATTTGCCGTTATCGGTAGTAATACAGTAGTGGAAGCAAGAGGGCAAAGAGTGCGAGGACGTCTCTATCCATGGGGAATTGTAGAAG TGGAGAATCAGTCTCATTGTGACTTTGTGAAACTGAGGAACATGCTGATTCGCTCTCACATGCACGACCTGAAAGACGTGACCTGTGATGTACATTATGAGAACTACAGAGCTCACTGCATACAGGAGATgaccag TAAACTTGCACAGGACAACCGCATGGACAGTCCAATTCCCATCCTGCCACTGCCCACTCCAGacgcagagacagagagactcaTCAAGATGAAGGACGAGGAG CTGAAGAGGATGCAGGAAATGTTGGAGAAGATGCAGCAACAGATGCACGAGAAAGACCAGTGA